The following proteins are encoded in a genomic region of Thiomicrospira sp. R3:
- the cmr4 gene encoding type III-B CRISPR module RAMP protein Cmr4: MTHTLLALYAQTPIHAGTGQNTVSSIDLPIQREGHTGFPCIYGSATKGAIRAKFEGDNNPSVKRLFGDAGETGNAGCLAITDTRLLLLPVRSLTSHFKWVTCPALLQRYKQDAERMNKTAPELPKVEEGKALVHHAAKTDYLYLEEYRLTVQTTDLSDWINTLTELMPSGMKEALENQLTLVDNDIFAFLAQNATPIHAHNAIDNATKTVKSGALWWEESLPADTLLYTCVHAFQGRQKDQPVDAQTNLADFKAAFETNTYLQIGGNETVGMGFCLTKLV, translated from the coding sequence ATGACACATACTTTACTTGCCCTTTATGCTCAAACCCCAATTCATGCTGGGACTGGTCAAAACACCGTGTCCTCAATTGACCTACCCATTCAACGCGAAGGTCATACCGGTTTTCCATGTATTTATGGTAGTGCCACCAAAGGCGCGATTCGCGCTAAGTTTGAAGGCGATAACAACCCGAGTGTAAAACGTCTTTTTGGCGATGCCGGAGAAACCGGCAATGCCGGCTGTTTAGCCATTACCGATACGCGCTTACTACTACTGCCGGTGCGCTCGCTGACCTCGCATTTTAAATGGGTCACTTGTCCGGCCTTATTGCAACGCTACAAACAAGATGCCGAGCGCATGAATAAAACCGCGCCAGAGCTACCCAAAGTAGAAGAAGGCAAAGCACTGGTGCATCATGCCGCAAAAACCGATTATCTGTACTTAGAAGAATATCGTTTAACGGTTCAAACAACCGATTTATCCGACTGGATTAACACCCTTACTGAACTCATGCCGAGTGGCATGAAAGAAGCTTTAGAAAACCAACTGACACTGGTGGATAACGATATTTTTGCTTTCCTCGCGCAAAACGCCACGCCGATTCATGCCCATAACGCCATCGATAATGCCACCAAAACGGTTAAAAGCGGTGCTTTATGGTGGGAAGAAAGCCTGCCAGCAGATACCTTGCTTTACACCTGTGTTCATGCCTTCCAAGGTCGTCAAAAAGACCAACCGGTCGATGCCCAAACCAACCTAGCTGACTTTAAAGCCGCCTTTGAAACCAACACATACCTACAAATCGGCGGCAACGAAACTGTTGGCATGGGTTTTTGTTTAACCAAATTGGTTTAA
- a CDS encoding type III-B CRISPR module-associated Cmr3 family protein — translation MSQTVTWRFTPLDTWFFKQALAPDSLAAQELTSLFPPSPRTLIGALRAAVGEAHQVDWKAYREGQQPQIAEKIGAPNEALPPNTQFSGVAIRRNGQGYYPMPLNWLAIPAQQGQPKGYQLYKLLPDTSPIHCDLGHVCLPAVPKDAEKGAKPLEHTYISSKAWAQLQTCLQTSAFIAETECLKRDDLFKSEPRLGIARNNKTRKTEDGQLYQTKHLRLAQGISLEIDSQGWAVESHLNTVMLGGEGRLAQLTQHHTEIAQPITLPNQAKGLILTLTSPAHFQQGWIPDGFSQTERNGQTLWQGQINGVELTLICAVIGKAHREGGWNLAQHQSRGVESLVPAGSAYYFEVNQNDINQAWSALQNHAIGQDTVIGRGQFNLAVY, via the coding sequence ATGAGTCAAACAGTAACTTGGCGTTTTACGCCGCTCGATACTTGGTTTTTTAAACAAGCGCTTGCCCCGGATAGTCTAGCCGCGCAAGAACTCACCAGCTTATTCCCACCCAGTCCGCGCACCTTGATAGGTGCATTACGAGCGGCGGTTGGCGAAGCCCATCAAGTCGATTGGAAAGCCTATCGGGAAGGCCAGCAACCACAGATTGCCGAAAAAATTGGCGCACCCAACGAGGCACTGCCACCCAATACCCAATTTAGCGGGGTGGCCATCCGTCGCAACGGACAAGGCTATTATCCAATGCCGCTAAATTGGTTAGCAATTCCCGCGCAGCAGGGGCAACCAAAAGGCTACCAGCTTTATAAACTGCTCCCCGACACCTCTCCGATACACTGTGATTTGGGGCATGTTTGTTTACCCGCTGTGCCAAAAGACGCTGAAAAAGGCGCTAAACCCTTAGAACATACCTATATTTCAAGCAAGGCCTGGGCGCAACTACAAACCTGTTTGCAAACCAGTGCATTTATAGCTGAAACAGAGTGCTTAAAGCGGGATGACCTGTTTAAAAGCGAACCCCGTCTTGGCATCGCACGTAATAATAAAACGCGCAAAACTGAGGACGGCCAACTCTACCAAACCAAGCATTTGCGCTTGGCGCAGGGCATCAGCCTTGAAATCGACAGCCAAGGCTGGGCGGTTGAAAGCCATCTAAATACCGTCATGCTCGGCGGCGAAGGGCGTTTAGCGCAACTCACACAACATCACACCGAAATCGCGCAACCCATAACCCTGCCCAATCAAGCAAAAGGTTTAATTCTGACCCTAACCAGTCCAGCACATTTTCAACAAGGCTGGATACCGGACGGATTTAGCCAAACCGAACGCAACGGCCAAACGCTGTGGCAGGGGCAAATCAACGGGGTCGAGTTGACACTTATCTGCGCTGTGATTGGCAAAGCACACCGCGAAGGCGGATGGAATCTCGCCCAACATCAATCGCGCGGAGTTGAAAGCTTGGTTCCTGCGGGCAGTGCCTATTATTTTGAAGTTAATCAAAACGACATAAACCAGGCCTGGTCAGCGCTACAAAATCATGCAATCGGTCAAGATACCGTCATTGGTCGCGGACAATTCAACCTAGCGGTTTACTAA
- the cmr5 gene encoding type III-B CRISPR module-associated protein Cmr5, whose amino-acid sequence MSNLQTQEQQRAQCALNWIKQQTQKTETVQKEIKSWSSQFPIMIHTNGFGPACAFFKSRQNVEGARELYKHLNAWLVKALPSLVNNADLMDVVSRCDQQQYRLMQAEAQAYLQWVKQLAKAYLKGDETNNGGGA is encoded by the coding sequence ATGTCGAATTTACAAACCCAAGAGCAACAACGCGCCCAATGTGCGCTGAATTGGATTAAGCAACAAACCCAAAAAACGGAAACGGTACAAAAAGAAATCAAAAGCTGGTCGAGCCAATTTCCGATAATGATTCACACCAATGGTTTTGGTCCGGCCTGTGCGTTTTTTAAGAGCCGCCAAAATGTCGAAGGTGCGCGCGAGTTATACAAGCACCTTAATGCTTGGTTAGTCAAGGCACTACCAAGTCTGGTCAACAATGCCGATCTTATGGATGTGGTGTCCCGTTGTGATCAACAACAATATCGCCTAATGCAAGCGGAAGCCCAAGCCTATTTGCAATGGGTTAAACAACTCGCCAAAGCCTACCTAAAAGGGGATGAAACCAATAACGGAGGTGGCGCATGA
- the cas1 gene encoding CRISPR-associated endonuclease Cas1 codes for MLAGDAQVITTDNHNLIVKKDEVITHKLSWEQLHAITLIGLHHMTLPAQHQALSHKIPVYYADRTGSFLGALTSFQPAQNNYKHWFIQLQMSDNPDFCLDVAKKIVDARIHNQRKTLLRRKSHRKQFETPLKQLAQLQAKANHASQPSSLNGYEGSATKLYFQQLNTLLPDWAQFEKRSRRPPKDPFNVLLSLGYTILYSHVDAILQSAGFMTWKGLYHQQSAAHAALASDLMESYRHLVERHAIQVINHGTIKQDDFREETNALQKQGLRLSAEARRRYVAGLIRRFHGFSKEQTLHQHLYAQALSLKKAMINRTPFTPWKETK; via the coding sequence GTGCTAGCCGGCGATGCGCAAGTTATTACCACCGACAACCACAACCTTATCGTCAAAAAAGACGAAGTAATTACCCACAAACTCAGTTGGGAACAACTTCACGCTATTACGCTAATTGGCCTGCACCACATGACCCTGCCGGCACAACACCAAGCCCTAAGCCATAAAATCCCGGTTTACTATGCCGACAGAACCGGCTCGTTTTTAGGCGCGCTGACTAGTTTTCAACCCGCCCAAAACAACTACAAACACTGGTTTATTCAACTCCAAATGTCCGATAACCCCGATTTCTGCTTGGACGTGGCCAAAAAAATTGTTGACGCGCGCATCCATAACCAGCGCAAAACCCTACTCAGACGAAAAAGCCACCGCAAACAGTTTGAAACGCCACTCAAACAACTGGCGCAGCTCCAAGCCAAGGCCAATCATGCCAGCCAACCTAGCAGTCTAAATGGTTACGAAGGCAGCGCAACCAAACTCTACTTCCAACAACTTAACACCCTGCTACCCGACTGGGCACAATTTGAAAAACGCAGTCGTCGCCCGCCCAAAGACCCATTTAACGTGCTGCTTTCACTGGGCTATACGATTTTATACAGTCATGTCGATGCGATTTTACAATCCGCCGGTTTTATGACCTGGAAAGGGCTGTACCACCAACAAAGTGCCGCCCATGCCGCGCTAGCATCCGATCTGATGGAAAGCTATCGACATCTCGTTGAGCGCCACGCGATTCAAGTGATTAACCACGGCACCATCAAGCAGGACGACTTCCGCGAAGAAACCAACGCGCTGCAAAAACAAGGTCTACGCCTCAGTGCCGAGGCCAGGCGCCGCTATGTAGCCGGTTTAATTCGCCGTTTTCATGGGTTTTCAAAAGAACAAACCCTCCACCAGCACCTCTACGCCCAAGCACTGAGTTTAAAAAAAGCCATGATTAATCGTACTCCCTTTACCCCTTGGAAAGAAACCAAATGA
- the cas2 gene encoding CRISPR-associated endonuclease Cas2, producing MKHYLICFDIQDDKVRARLSRLLEKMGQRVQGSVFECSFKTPDRKKALELQIKQILKKSPVEERNVRFYNLNKDTIKHSHDIHGNPIANLPAFVVL from the coding sequence ATGAAACACTACCTGATTTGTTTTGACATCCAAGATGACAAAGTGCGTGCCAGACTCTCACGCCTGCTCGAAAAAATGGGCCAACGTGTGCAAGGTTCGGTGTTTGAATGCAGTTTTAAAACACCCGACCGAAAAAAAGCCCTAGAATTGCAGATTAAGCAGATTTTAAAAAAATCACCGGTAGAAGAGCGTAACGTGAGGTTCTACAACCTAAATAAAGACACCATAAAACACAGCCACGACATTCACGGCAACCCCATAGCCAATCTACCAGCATTTGTGGTTCTTTAG
- the cas6 gene encoding CRISPR system precrRNA processing endoribonuclease RAMP protein Cas6, giving the protein MILPSLPKLTGLVVTLRFLRAAEYNLHHEMAVDAFLRHSLNLGDNYTHHLSIITTENGRLTYRQGDPYRFAVIAMGEPQQVNPIWQKLITHLQGLPESAPIRDAGVPLKDNIELVSLTDLFDGIPLSNFDGLDAYTETHLQHQTQAWFNHLKLDQQSATIDWFWQSTVRLLKVNHKNLKTEQRFVREAADITPELLINRLYQTLSQLSEKFGRHIHPETAALNQAWLQNQAQYIQFKKADLYWIDTPYFGANQQQNTLGGMAGSITLELLPGLEPSLFSLLLLGQMVGIGQRRTSGLGKYRLSLPKTPALMRSLYPIAVHRGQITSPISKPFPTLKPTAIKSCALPTTLLSCAKPI; this is encoded by the coding sequence ATGATCCTCCCATCCCTCCCTAAATTAACAGGCCTGGTGGTGACGCTGCGTTTTTTACGCGCAGCGGAATATAACCTCCATCACGAAATGGCGGTGGACGCGTTTTTGCGCCACAGCCTAAATCTAGGGGACAATTACACCCACCACCTATCCATCATCACCACCGAAAACGGGCGACTCACCTATCGCCAAGGCGACCCCTATCGTTTTGCCGTTATTGCCATGGGCGAACCCCAGCAAGTAAACCCCATCTGGCAAAAACTCATCACCCACCTGCAAGGACTGCCGGAATCGGCACCCATACGAGATGCGGGCGTGCCGCTAAAAGATAATATTGAACTGGTTAGCTTAACCGATCTTTTCGATGGCATCCCGCTTAGCAATTTTGACGGATTGGATGCCTACACCGAAACGCACCTTCAACACCAAACTCAAGCCTGGTTTAATCACCTAAAACTCGACCAACAATCGGCCACAATAGATTGGTTTTGGCAAAGCACCGTACGCTTATTAAAAGTTAACCACAAAAACCTAAAAACCGAACAACGCTTTGTACGCGAAGCCGCCGACATTACCCCCGAACTGCTCATCAATCGCCTCTATCAAACCCTCAGCCAGCTCAGCGAAAAATTTGGCCGCCACATTCACCCCGAAACCGCCGCGCTCAACCAGGCCTGGTTGCAAAACCAAGCCCAATATATTCAATTTAAAAAAGCCGACCTTTACTGGATAGACACGCCTTATTTTGGAGCAAACCAACAACAAAACACCCTCGGCGGCATGGCGGGAAGCATCACGCTCGAACTGCTCCCTGGCCTAGAGCCCAGTCTATTCAGCCTGCTTCTGCTCGGTCAAATGGTCGGCATTGGCCAACGCCGCACCTCCGGTCTAGGCAAATACCGCCTAAGCCTTCCCAAAACCCCAGCACTGATGCGCAGCCTGTATCCTATTGCGGTGCATCGCGGCCAAATTACGAGTCCAATATCGAAGCCTTTTCCGACCTTGAAACCCACGGCTATAAAATCCTGCGCTTTGCCGACGACTTTATTATCCTGTGCAAAACCCATATAG
- the cmr6 gene encoding type III-B CRISPR module RAMP protein Cmr6, translating to MNFPLYRADHPNKRHNNGHAGLFFQKFFDGFNADFSDFTEKETTKRHFLDKFSGGQGDNAALNQACFRQIELVEQLGGQWFVVSTAEASRFVTGLGNLHPVENGFLWHHTLATPYMQGSAIKGILRSWLEIHLGYGADDSTDKQQDFADLKRYFGSETKSSQNNQAGQLVFFDAIPIERPQLKTEVMTPHLGNYYAQGEKNPGQADTIPADWHSPTPIPFLVVDKASFLISIAPRMTLPSEDKQKISEELADLATALKNALANIGAGAKTATGFGRLCEDEKAFKDLNDVWQAQKNQQARSTMSAEALIIQDASELVASSPAQTLMPGQSNYIKFIELIKQSADWTIEERSELMERVVTKWLVKTFTDKKKQKENKKKFVEKHPWLKLD from the coding sequence ATGAATTTTCCACTCTATCGCGCAGATCACCCTAACAAGCGGCATAACAACGGTCATGCCGGTTTATTTTTCCAAAAGTTCTTTGATGGCTTTAATGCCGATTTTAGCGACTTTACCGAAAAAGAAACGACTAAACGCCATTTTTTAGACAAATTTAGCGGCGGCCAGGGCGATAATGCCGCCCTTAACCAGGCCTGCTTTCGCCAAATTGAACTGGTCGAACAATTAGGCGGGCAATGGTTTGTGGTGTCTACTGCAGAGGCCAGCCGTTTTGTAACAGGCTTGGGCAATCTGCATCCGGTTGAAAACGGTTTTTTATGGCACCACACCTTAGCCACGCCCTATATGCAAGGCAGTGCCATCAAAGGCATTTTGCGCAGTTGGTTAGAAATTCACTTGGGTTACGGCGCAGACGATTCAACGGATAAACAACAAGACTTCGCCGATTTAAAACGCTACTTTGGCAGTGAAACCAAATCCAGCCAAAACAACCAAGCAGGGCAATTGGTGTTTTTTGATGCTATCCCGATTGAGCGCCCCCAACTTAAAACCGAAGTCATGACCCCGCACCTGGGCAACTATTACGCCCAAGGTGAAAAAAACCCCGGCCAAGCCGACACCATTCCCGCTGATTGGCACAGCCCAACCCCCATTCCGTTTTTGGTGGTGGATAAAGCCAGCTTTTTAATCAGCATTGCCCCGCGCATGACGTTACCGTCAGAAGATAAACAAAAAATCAGCGAAGAATTAGCTGATTTAGCTACCGCCCTTAAAAACGCGTTAGCGAATATCGGCGCGGGCGCCAAAACCGCCACCGGCTTTGGACGACTTTGTGAAGATGAAAAAGCGTTTAAAGATTTAAATGATGTTTGGCAGGCGCAAAAAAATCAGCAAGCCCGCAGCACAATGTCAGCTGAAGCGCTCATTATCCAAGATGCGTCAGAACTTGTTGCAAGCAGTCCTGCACAAACACTCATGCCAGGGCAGTCGAACTACATCAAATTCATTGAACTCATTAAACAGTCCGCAGATTGGACTATCGAGGAACGTTCGGAGTTGATGGAACGGGTTGTAACTAAATGGCTCGTTAAAACCTTTACTGACAAGAAAAAACAAAAAGAAAACAAGAAAAAGTTTGTTGAAAAACATCCTTGGTTAAAGCTCGACTAA